A single genomic interval of Novosphingobium ginsenosidimutans harbors:
- a CDS encoding sugar phosphate isomerase/epimerase family protein: protein MNPISFAAGIVPGAGPVETIRAAAEGGFDMTGLWIEPEQWTNALLREARAALADTGLPLLDVEVIWIKPGDDLSAHKACIDIGAELGACNVLCVSSDPDMSATAARLAALCEHAEGPGMHVALEFGIFTEVKNLTIALDVLSTVAHPLSALLIDPIHVDRSGSAIDAIAQVPRELLPYAQFCDALSERPDPADFNAIITDAIDLREQCGEGGLPLGALYHALPAGIPLSIELRSKALRDTYPALGERAKAVATATRGWLQAR, encoded by the coding sequence ATGAACCCGATATCCTTCGCCGCCGGTATCGTCCCCGGCGCGGGCCCGGTCGAGACGATCCGCGCGGCGGCAGAAGGTGGCTTCGACATGACCGGGCTGTGGATCGAGCCAGAGCAATGGACCAACGCCCTACTGCGCGAAGCTAGGGCGGCGCTAGCCGATACCGGGCTGCCGCTACTCGATGTCGAGGTCATCTGGATCAAGCCGGGCGACGACCTGTCGGCCCACAAGGCCTGTATCGACATTGGCGCTGAACTGGGTGCCTGCAATGTGCTCTGTGTCTCCTCCGATCCGGACATGAGCGCCACCGCCGCCCGGCTTGCCGCGTTGTGCGAACATGCCGAGGGCCCCGGAATGCACGTCGCGCTGGAGTTCGGGATCTTTACCGAAGTCAAGAACCTGACGATAGCGTTGGACGTGCTTAGTACAGTCGCCCATCCCCTGAGCGCGCTGTTGATCGATCCGATCCATGTCGACCGATCCGGGAGCGCTATTGATGCCATCGCTCAGGTGCCCCGTGAACTGCTGCCTTATGCTCAGTTCTGCGATGCACTGTCAGAACGCCCCGACCCAGCTGATTTCAACGCGATCATCACCGATGCCATCGACCTACGAGAGCAATGCGGTGAAGGTGGACTGCCGCTCGGCGCGCTCTATCACGCACTTCCGGCTGGCATTCCGCTGAGCATTGAACTGCGTTCCAAAGCGCTGCGCGATACGTATCCAGCCCTGGGTGAGCGCGCCAAAGCAGTGGCAACGGCAACGCGCGGCTGGTTGCAGGCCCGTTAG
- a CDS encoding N-acyl-D-amino-acid deacylase family protein, which translates to MAHYDLIIRGGTIHDGTGAAPIVGDVAVKDGRIVAVGRVEGDAAEVIDAAGKIVTPGFVDVHTHFDGQVTWENRLSPSSGHGVTTAVMGNCGVGFAPCRPDQRDTLVKLMEGIEDIPEVVMVEGLPWNWETFPEYLNALEERQLDIDIAAQIPHSALRVYVMGERAARKEAPTAKDLAEMRRLVAEGIAAGGFGVTTSRNVMHRTRAGDLAPSLYSDVDELCALAAGLNDADGGVFQIIPAPAEPAEVEFPILRQVAETSGRPVSFTLLDVPNQPGEGWRYHLAGLEQAAADGLKMRGQVAPRPVGMFFGLDLSLHHFSSHPSYKAIAHLPLAERVAIMRDPAFKAKLLAESPEDTNPTTLMLIGTFRGTYQWDDQPNYEPSREDRVDARAQAAGLSLDEYAYEALLGDDGRTVFYLPAANYTGGNLKPVREMLGSPHTVMALADGGAHYGLICDASFPTFYLQRWARDAAPDERIDLPEAIAELTSRAASLIGLTDRGRIAPGLKADLNVIDLDGLKLHVPTIEYDLPAGGKRMHQKADGIVATVVSGQVTYRNGQHTGALPGRLVRRGELVAA; encoded by the coding sequence GTGGCGCACTATGACTTGATCATTCGCGGTGGGACGATCCACGACGGAACCGGCGCGGCGCCCATAGTTGGCGACGTCGCAGTGAAGGACGGCCGGATCGTCGCCGTCGGCCGGGTAGAGGGCGATGCCGCCGAAGTAATCGACGCGGCAGGCAAGATCGTCACCCCTGGCTTTGTTGACGTCCATACTCATTTCGATGGCCAGGTGACCTGGGAGAACCGCCTTTCGCCTTCGTCCGGCCACGGTGTGACTACGGCCGTCATGGGCAATTGCGGGGTCGGTTTCGCCCCATGCCGCCCGGATCAACGCGACACGCTGGTAAAGCTGATGGAGGGGATCGAGGACATACCCGAAGTGGTGATGGTTGAAGGCCTGCCGTGGAACTGGGAGACCTTTCCCGAATACCTCAACGCGCTGGAAGAGCGGCAGCTTGACATCGATATTGCTGCGCAGATCCCGCATTCGGCGCTCCGGGTCTATGTGATGGGGGAGCGCGCGGCGCGCAAGGAAGCGCCAACGGCTAAGGACTTGGCGGAAATGCGTCGGTTGGTGGCCGAGGGCATCGCGGCAGGCGGCTTTGGCGTAACCACTTCGCGCAACGTCATGCACCGTACCCGCGCCGGGGACCTCGCGCCCAGCCTCTATTCCGACGTTGACGAACTCTGCGCGCTGGCCGCCGGTCTCAACGATGCCGATGGCGGGGTGTTCCAGATCATTCCGGCCCCGGCCGAGCCAGCTGAGGTCGAGTTTCCGATCCTGCGGCAAGTTGCCGAAACCTCGGGCCGCCCGGTATCTTTCACCTTGCTTGATGTGCCCAATCAGCCGGGCGAGGGCTGGCGCTATCACCTGGCTGGACTGGAGCAGGCCGCGGCCGACGGCCTCAAGATGCGCGGTCAGGTCGCGCCGAGGCCGGTGGGCATGTTCTTCGGGCTGGACCTGTCGCTGCACCACTTCAGCAGCCACCCCAGCTACAAGGCGATCGCGCACCTGCCGCTGGCCGAGCGGGTGGCCATCATGCGCGATCCTGCGTTCAAGGCGAAGCTGCTGGCCGAAAGCCCGGAGGATACCAACCCCACCACATTGATGCTGATTGGCACCTTCCGCGGTACTTACCAATGGGACGACCAGCCGAATTATGAGCCGAGCCGCGAAGACCGGGTCGATGCTCGCGCCCAGGCAGCTGGGCTCTCGCTGGACGAATATGCCTATGAGGCGCTGCTGGGGGACGATGGGCGGACCGTGTTTTACCTCCCCGCCGCCAACTACACCGGTGGCAACCTGAAGCCGGTCCGCGAGATGCTGGGCAGCCCGCACACGGTCATGGCTCTGGCTGATGGCGGCGCACATTATGGGCTGATCTGCGATGCCAGCTTCCCCACCTTCTACCTCCAGCGCTGGGCCCGCGATGCCGCGCCGGACGAGCGGATCGACCTGCCAGAGGCGATCGCGGAGCTGACCAGCCGCGCGGCAAGCCTCATCGGCCTCACCGACCGCGGACGGATCGCACCAGGTCTCAAGGCCGATCTCAACGTCATCGACCTGGATGGCCTGAAGCTGCACGTGCCGACTATCGAGTATGACCTACCGGCCGGCGGCAAGCGAATGCACCAGAAGGCCGACGGGATCGTCGCTACGGTCGTTTCGGGTCAGGTGACATACCGCAACGGGCAACATACCGGTGCACTGCCAGGGCGGCTGGTGCGGCGGGGAGAGCTAGTTGCCGCCTAG
- a CDS encoding caspase family protein, with protein MAYWRSTITHLALLLGVLVAAPASGQATVQPKIVIQTLPGSIDVAAWTPDERYLLTASGVTREFMIWDVSRRLIIDRLRLPGTVNAIGADMMRLTTMTVSADGRTAVIGGLVADTEAESRVAGRVYRIDLATRAITTERVAAPAGAKLEDVQSWFMAIGVLASQEASPEMSIEQATALLPQLPVSPSGRYTLRRTDKGFEFVEQGQGLPFASTAMPADVASAALAPDGRRIAFIRTAEDQVNTTIEIFDTLTARYGAPVTLEGDYQSVVWLNEREFLAHGNEAYLTESDDEDAKTPLPPLAIVDGTTGQLTKTIEARCFPVSLGQGVFVGAGIGNCRAPLSRDRALSVFDPVANKWEAIPDLGLKADDTITVITAHQPSGRVAFAVAHADTSGTIYAVDTGDGNLDIGRAVDRGTIVTQLSFTNDGQKLFIGSNGVVTEWDLAKDSLRQLAGAALMPSFFASDGRNLLLAGPLQDGVGRVDLAGNQALPPLELSYAMSGGFLPNRPIFWAASGLGSLKLWDTRDWSPLLTTYLFSGSKFVAVTADGRYDTNLGPDADQFRWIVSDAPFQSLPAQTFMRDYFEPRLTQRLTDCTTARNCDQVLKPIPSIASLNRALPVTRITGVQPGEKPGTVEVRFELREGTANGKRSGIYNPRLFLNNRFASHTPDEPFTETETLEQWRELNRIPRQGDDGVYRYIFVEPIPTGGADRLTFSAYAFNEDRVKGDTATFTYIRPPIPKRKPRAFVLTIGVDAYDEPRLELNYAVADARLIADRLAAIAGYEMRHAMLAGAKRPDGSRQQVTREIINSALGILAGMEPGPAIQELAQAGIDASALDNATPDDIVIVSFSGHGWADPRGNFYLVPSDGKWADGEGTPDKSSLVSAATLTMWLRAIKAGEIAFIIDACHSGASVDSGTFKPGPMGDSGLGQLAFDKGIRILAATQAKDVALENAQLGQGLLTAALGKGLTPQGGPADLNSDRRITLDEWLRYAVQELPRLAKGAGVARGFTITQRPTAAAAKSAVQEPALFDFTNSVSPVILRGTP; from the coding sequence ATGGCTTACTGGCGATCCACGATCACGCATCTGGCTTTGTTGCTTGGCGTGCTTGTAGCGGCACCCGCGTCAGGCCAGGCAACTGTCCAGCCCAAGATCGTGATCCAGACCTTGCCGGGGTCGATCGACGTGGCTGCCTGGACACCCGACGAGCGCTATCTCCTGACCGCATCGGGTGTAACGCGCGAGTTCATGATCTGGGACGTCAGCCGGCGGCTGATTATTGACCGGTTGCGCCTGCCCGGAACTGTCAACGCCATAGGCGCCGACATGATGCGGCTAACCACCATGACTGTTTCTGCCGATGGCCGAACGGCCGTGATCGGCGGCCTGGTGGCCGATACGGAAGCGGAAAGCCGTGTAGCTGGCCGGGTTTACCGGATCGACTTGGCGACCCGAGCCATCACGACCGAGCGGGTAGCGGCACCGGCCGGCGCGAAGCTGGAGGATGTGCAAAGCTGGTTCATGGCAATCGGCGTGCTGGCTTCGCAAGAGGCGTCGCCCGAGATGTCGATCGAACAGGCAACAGCCCTGTTACCGCAGCTGCCGGTTTCGCCAAGTGGACGCTACACTTTGCGACGGACCGACAAGGGCTTTGAATTTGTTGAACAAGGGCAGGGGCTGCCCTTTGCATCCACCGCCATGCCAGCCGACGTGGCATCTGCTGCCCTTGCACCCGACGGCCGCCGCATCGCCTTCATCCGCACGGCCGAAGACCAGGTCAACACCACCATTGAGATCTTCGATACCCTGACCGCGCGGTATGGCGCACCCGTCACGCTTGAGGGCGATTACCAATCGGTCGTATGGCTGAACGAGCGCGAGTTTCTGGCGCACGGGAACGAAGCCTATCTTACGGAGAGTGACGACGAGGATGCCAAAACCCCGCTGCCGCCACTTGCGATCGTTGATGGCACCACCGGGCAACTGACCAAGACCATCGAGGCGCGGTGTTTCCCGGTGAGTCTTGGACAGGGCGTGTTTGTCGGGGCGGGGATCGGCAATTGCCGAGCGCCGCTAAGCCGGGACCGGGCGCTATCCGTGTTCGATCCTGTGGCAAATAAATGGGAAGCAATCCCGGACCTTGGGCTCAAAGCTGACGACACGATCACCGTTATAACGGCCCATCAACCAAGCGGGCGAGTGGCCTTTGCTGTGGCGCATGCCGATACTTCTGGCACGATCTATGCGGTCGATACGGGCGACGGAAACCTGGACATTGGCCGCGCCGTTGATCGCGGCACGATTGTTACCCAGCTCAGCTTCACCAACGATGGGCAGAAACTGTTCATCGGCAGCAATGGTGTTGTGACCGAATGGGATCTGGCCAAGGACAGTCTCCGCCAGCTGGCCGGGGCGGCCCTGATGCCCAGCTTCTTTGCCAGCGATGGCCGCAACCTGCTGCTCGCCGGTCCACTGCAGGACGGGGTTGGCCGGGTCGATCTGGCCGGCAACCAGGCGCTGCCGCCGCTCGAACTAAGCTATGCCATGTCGGGCGGCTTCCTGCCCAACCGACCGATCTTCTGGGCAGCCTCGGGCTTGGGGTCGCTCAAGCTGTGGGACACGCGCGACTGGTCGCCGCTCCTTACCACCTACCTGTTCAGCGGCTCGAAGTTTGTCGCCGTTACCGCTGACGGGCGATACGACACCAACCTTGGGCCAGATGCCGACCAGTTCCGCTGGATCGTGTCCGATGCGCCATTTCAGTCGCTCCCCGCCCAAACCTTCATGCGGGACTATTTCGAACCGCGGCTGACGCAGAGGCTGACTGATTGTACCACGGCACGTAACTGCGATCAGGTGCTGAAGCCAATTCCGTCGATCGCTTCGCTGAATCGGGCTCTGCCCGTGACCCGGATCACCGGGGTCCAGCCCGGGGAAAAGCCCGGGACGGTGGAGGTGCGGTTCGAGCTTCGCGAAGGCACCGCCAATGGGAAGCGGTCGGGGATCTACAATCCCCGGCTGTTCCTGAACAACCGGTTCGCCTCGCATACTCCTGACGAGCCCTTCACCGAAACCGAAACGCTGGAGCAATGGCGCGAGCTGAATCGTATTCCCAGGCAGGGCGACGACGGTGTCTATCGCTACATCTTCGTTGAACCGATCCCCACCGGCGGCGCGGACCGGCTGACGTTTTCGGCATATGCCTTCAACGAGGACCGCGTGAAGGGCGATACGGCCACATTTACTTATATCCGTCCGCCGATTCCCAAGCGCAAACCGCGCGCCTTCGTGCTGACTATCGGCGTCGATGCTTATGACGAGCCGCGGCTGGAGCTGAACTATGCGGTCGCCGATGCACGCTTGATTGCCGATCGGCTGGCCGCAATCGCAGGGTACGAGATGCGCCATGCCATGTTGGCCGGGGCAAAGCGCCCAGATGGCTCGCGCCAGCAGGTGACACGCGAGATCATCAATTCCGCGCTTGGGATACTGGCCGGGATGGAGCCCGGGCCGGCGATTCAGGAGCTTGCGCAGGCTGGAATTGATGCATCAGCGCTCGACAATGCGACACCTGATGACATCGTGATCGTGTCCTTCTCGGGTCACGGCTGGGCCGATCCCAGGGGTAATTTCTACCTCGTGCCGTCGGACGGGAAATGGGCAGATGGCGAAGGAACGCCCGATAAATCCAGCCTGGTCTCGGCCGCTACGCTGACTATGTGGTTGCGGGCGATCAAGGCGGGCGAAATCGCCTTCATCATCGACGCCTGCCACTCTGGCGCCAGCGTCGACTCCGGCACGTTCAAGCCTGGGCCAATGGGAGACTCCGGCCTGGGGCAGCTCGCCTTTGACAAGGGAATCCGCATCCTGGCGGCAACGCAGGCTAAGGACGTTGCGCTAGAGAACGCGCAGCTCGGACAGGGATTGCTGACTGCGGCGCTTGGCAAGGGGCTGACGCCGCAAGGCGGGCCGGCCGATCTCAACAGCGATCGCCGGATCACACTGGATGAATGGCTCCGCTATGCCGTGCAGGAGCTACCCCGGCTGGCCAAAGGCGCGGGTGTCGCGCGCGGCTTTACCATCACCCAGCGCCCGACGGCAGCGGCGGCGAAATCGGCCGTGCAAGAGCCCGCGCTGTTCGACTTCACCAATTCGGTCAGTCCGGTCATCCTGCGGGGAACGCCATGA
- a CDS encoding nuclear transport factor 2 family protein gives MIDLADLFAEAGIRRALYRYCRGVDRGDADMIASAYHEDADENHGAFHGTGREFAEHLVPLMDKAPESSGHHITNALIERQGEEANVESYFIAFHAQDYGGRAFVTGRYLDRFECRNGEWKIARRQVVIDSDSPATHSMDLSAYPRGGRREADLSHLWFR, from the coding sequence ATGATAGATCTTGCCGACCTTTTCGCCGAAGCAGGCATCCGCCGCGCGCTTTATCGCTATTGCCGCGGGGTCGATCGTGGCGATGCCGATATGATCGCCAGTGCTTATCATGAGGATGCCGACGAGAACCACGGCGCCTTTCACGGCACTGGCCGCGAATTTGCTGAACATCTAGTACCGTTGATGGACAAGGCTCCGGAAAGCAGCGGCCATCACATCACTAACGCACTGATCGAACGGCAGGGCGAAGAGGCCAATGTCGAAAGCTACTTCATCGCCTTTCACGCGCAGGACTATGGCGGGCGAGCTTTCGTGACTGGCCGCTATCTGGATCGGTTCGAATGTCGGAACGGCGAATGGAAGATCGCTCGGCGCCAGGTGGTGATCGATTCCGATAGCCCTGCCACGCACAGCATGGATCTTTCTGCCTATCCGCGCGGCGGGCGGCGCGAGGCCGATCTTTCGCACCTCTGGTTCCGGTGA
- a CDS encoding aromatic ring-hydroxylating oxygenase subunit alpha encodes MVETLTGTNRSKGISYDELLDMDTHAVPPKLREDCPMPPGPTIVNPSIYYSRDFFDLEVERLWKRVWQMACHEDDIPNVGDSHVYDIANLSYIVVRTGPDEIKAFPNACLHRGRQLLTEDARHLKEFRCPFHGWGWKIDGTLKEVPCQWDFPSVSEKTHSLPPVRVGRWGGFVFINPDDKAEPFEQFLGDIDRHFEPIPFERRYKAVHVAKKLRCNWKVAQEAFMEAYHVVATHPTLLDTMGDANSKYDVFGNMSRAISPNGLLSPHVNPALVAEPLQGAKTYARVRHALSGNVYERLSEDRVRVTARDGRSGIFDHQAHHLEGELDHADIQLCDWVGGRLPDGWEEEPDPTTSGPIPERRKAMAQAAREKWREVLGDEVDQVSDAEFVDTIYYNLFPNISPWGCFNPIFYRFRPHGDNPEECIHEIMFMLPVAKGEPRPAPAKVHWLDFDDDYCDAPELGMLAKVFNQDVVNLPHVQKGMKSIKSQEIVFANYGETKIRHFHQRLKAFLGS; translated from the coding sequence ATGGTCGAAACCTTGACAGGGACCAACCGGTCCAAAGGGATCAGCTATGACGAGCTGCTAGACATGGACACCCATGCCGTGCCGCCCAAGCTGCGCGAGGATTGTCCGATGCCGCCGGGGCCGACGATCGTGAACCCCAGCATCTATTACTCACGCGACTTCTTCGACCTGGAGGTTGAGCGGCTGTGGAAGCGCGTCTGGCAAATGGCCTGCCACGAGGATGACATCCCAAACGTTGGCGATAGCCACGTCTATGACATCGCCAACCTCTCCTACATCGTCGTCCGCACCGGGCCGGATGAGATCAAGGCCTTTCCGAATGCCTGCCTCCACCGCGGCCGACAACTGTTGACCGAGGACGCGCGGCATCTCAAGGAATTCCGTTGCCCATTCCACGGCTGGGGCTGGAAGATCGACGGCACGTTAAAGGAAGTGCCGTGCCAGTGGGACTTTCCCTCAGTCAGCGAAAAGACCCACAGTCTGCCGCCGGTGCGGGTTGGCCGCTGGGGCGGCTTCGTGTTCATCAACCCGGATGACAAGGCCGAACCCTTCGAGCAATTCCTCGGCGATATCGATCGCCATTTCGAGCCGATCCCGTTCGAGCGACGCTACAAGGCTGTTCATGTCGCCAAGAAGCTGCGCTGCAACTGGAAGGTGGCGCAGGAAGCCTTCATGGAGGCCTATCACGTGGTGGCGACCCATCCGACGCTGCTTGACACGATGGGCGATGCCAATTCGAAGTATGACGTGTTTGGCAACATGTCGCGGGCGATCTCGCCCAACGGCCTGCTGAGTCCGCACGTCAATCCCGCGCTGGTGGCCGAGCCACTGCAAGGTGCCAAAACCTATGCCCGCGTCCGCCACGCGCTATCGGGCAATGTCTATGAACGGCTAAGCGAGGACCGGGTACGGGTGACCGCCCGCGATGGCCGGAGCGGGATTTTCGATCACCAGGCCCATCACCTCGAAGGCGAGTTGGACCATGCCGATATCCAGCTATGCGACTGGGTCGGCGGGCGGCTACCCGATGGCTGGGAGGAAGAACCCGATCCCACCACCAGCGGCCCGATCCCCGAACGCCGCAAGGCCATGGCCCAGGCCGCGCGCGAGAAATGGCGCGAAGTACTGGGTGACGAGGTTGATCAGGTCAGCGATGCCGAATTCGTCGACACGATCTATTACAACCTGTTTCCCAACATCAGCCCGTGGGGTTGCTTCAACCCGATATTCTACCGGTTCCGCCCGCACGGCGACAACCCGGAGGAGTGCATCCACGAGATCATGTTCATGCTGCCCGTCGCCAAGGGTGAGCCGCGCCCGGCCCCGGCGAAGGTCCACTGGCTCGACTTCGACGATGACTATTGCGACGCGCCCGAGCTTGGCATGTTGGCCAAGGTCTTCAACCAGGACGTGGTCAACCTGCCGCACGTCCAGAAAGGCATGAAGTCGATCAAGTCGCAGGAAATCGTCTTTGCCAACTATGGTGAGACCAAGATCCGGCACTTTCACCAGCGATTGAAGGCATTCTTGGGATCATAG
- a CDS encoding glucose 1-dehydrogenase: MRLQGKRALITGGSSGLGNAMVRRFVAEGATVIIADIDDTGGHALAAELGQQASFVHLDVAQEAEWQRALGNAASIDVLINNAGITTYGSIEDVTLEQFRHELDIDVIGVFLGCKYAVANMKAHGRGGSIINMSSLAGLRANGSLAAYNAAKAAVTLLTKSVAMHCATSGYDIRCNSIHPGVIHTPILDKVLAQVPNPDEVYAGWVGTHPIGRIGKPEEIAAMAVYLASDEAGFTTGAEFKVDGGSSI; encoded by the coding sequence ATGCGATTGCAAGGCAAGAGGGCGCTAATCACCGGGGGCTCATCCGGCCTGGGCAATGCCATGGTCCGGCGCTTTGTGGCAGAGGGTGCGACTGTGATCATCGCTGATATCGACGATACGGGCGGGCATGCCCTGGCCGCCGAACTGGGTCAACAGGCCAGCTTCGTGCACCTAGACGTTGCGCAGGAAGCGGAATGGCAGCGCGCCCTTGGCAATGCCGCCAGCATCGACGTGCTGATCAACAATGCCGGGATCACCACCTATGGCTCGATTGAGGACGTGACTCTCGAGCAGTTCCGGCACGAGCTCGATATTGATGTGATCGGCGTGTTCCTGGGCTGCAAATATGCAGTCGCCAACATGAAGGCGCATGGGCGCGGCGGATCGATCATAAACATGTCCTCGCTCGCTGGGCTGCGCGCCAACGGGAGCCTGGCGGCGTACAACGCGGCCAAGGCGGCGGTAACCCTGCTGACCAAGTCAGTTGCCATGCATTGCGCCACTAGCGGCTATGACATCCGCTGCAATTCAATCCACCCGGGCGTGATCCATACCCCGATCCTCGACAAGGTGCTGGCCCAGGTGCCCAACCCGGATGAGGTCTATGCCGGCTGGGTCGGGACTCATCCGATCGGTCGGATCGGCAAGCCGGAAGAGATCGCGGCCATGGCGGTCTACCTCGCGTCAGACGAGGCCGGGTTCACTACGGGCGCCGAGTTCAAGGTCGACGGGGGCAGCTCAATATGA
- a CDS encoding TauD/TfdA family dioxygenase: MARILPPAPGRPLTIIEPTGETSLLEVDEEAIIAHYKAHGALLFSGFGATLDQFHGLARRMCSTSVVNESPGRELLDPGKAIYAVDGGTNAFSLHPELSREPWKPDLAMFGCLSAPTEGGRTTLCDGVALVKALPEEIRRGLEGRRLVYPMSTWPTLLEYWLGTAEPNDDQLRNPPEGCPYQFMRLHDGRIARLFSRPALHKPMFADELAFGNFLLFARFNNKRQGFPLFDDFTPVPDEWLETIRQIGDTLTLAVKWRQGDVLMLDNTRFMHGRTAILDNAERQIATYFGYLKFALPNPEEPVDPIWRRTDFDPPRPPEHLVRQARERL, translated from the coding sequence ATGGCCAGAATTCTCCCGCCCGCGCCCGGCCGCCCACTGACAATCATCGAACCCACAGGCGAGACCAGTCTGTTGGAGGTCGATGAGGAAGCGATCATTGCGCACTACAAAGCGCACGGCGCGCTGCTGTTTAGCGGGTTCGGCGCAACGCTCGATCAGTTCCATGGCCTGGCGCGCAGGATGTGCAGCACCTCGGTCGTGAACGAGAGCCCGGGGCGCGAACTGCTCGATCCCGGCAAGGCAATCTACGCGGTTGATGGCGGCACCAACGCCTTTTCGCTGCACCCCGAACTGTCGCGCGAACCGTGGAAGCCGGATCTTGCCATGTTCGGCTGTCTTTCCGCGCCAACCGAAGGTGGCCGGACAACGCTGTGTGACGGCGTTGCCCTGGTAAAGGCCCTGCCCGAAGAGATCCGGCGCGGTCTGGAAGGACGGCGGCTGGTCTATCCGATGTCCACCTGGCCCACCCTGCTCGAATACTGGCTGGGGACGGCCGAGCCGAATGACGACCAGCTGCGCAATCCCCCAGAAGGCTGCCCCTATCAGTTCATGCGGCTGCACGATGGCCGGATCGCCCGCCTGTTTTCGCGGCCCGCGCTGCACAAGCCGATGTTTGCCGATGAGCTTGCTTTCGGCAATTTCCTGCTGTTCGCCCGTTTCAACAACAAGCGCCAGGGCTTTCCGCTGTTCGATGATTTCACGCCGGTGCCTGACGAATGGCTGGAGACGATCCGGCAGATCGGCGACACTCTGACCCTCGCCGTGAAGTGGCGGCAAGGTGATGTACTGATGCTGGACAACACCCGCTTCATGCACGGCCGCACCGCGATCCTCGACAATGCTGAGCGCCAGATCGCCACCTATTTCGGCTACCTGAAGTTCGCCCTGCCCAATCCCGAAGAGCCGGTCGACCCGATCTGGCGCCGGACCGACTTTGATCCGCCGCGCCCGCCGGAACACCTGGTCCGGCAGGCGCGCGAGCGGCTATGA